GCCGCGCACATGGCAGGCCGTCCCCTGGCAAACCTTTATGATGTTGCGCCCGCGCGGTTTCAGGTGAAACTGCGAATAAAAGGTTACAATGCCGTATATCCTGCTGACAGGATTGCCCGTGGCCCTCGCTATCTCGCCAATTACTTCGCGCGATAGATAGCCGTACCGGTTTTGGGCTTCCTGCAAGATAGGGATCAACGTGCCTTGCTGTCCGCGGTATTTGTCAAAAATGTCCCGCAATTGCTCGGATATTTTGTCGTCGCCGCCATCGCGGCCGTTCCCCTGGCCCATGTTTCTTCCCCCTTGTCTTTTTGCTG
The sequence above is a segment of the Acidaminococcales bacterium genome. Coding sequences within it:
- the nuoE gene encoding NADH-quinone oxidoreductase subunit NuoE, which produces MGQGNGRDGGDDKISEQLRDIFDKYRGQQGTLIPILQEAQNRYGYLSREVIGEIARATGNPVSRIYGIVTFYSQFHLKPRGRNIIKVCQGTACHVRGGKKILNFIEDKIGIKPGNTTADLRYTLETVACIGACGLAPVLMVNDDTHGRLTTDLLPWILDRYK